From Streptomyces sp. NBC_00370, a single genomic window includes:
- a CDS encoding GAF domain-containing sensor histidine kinase, translating to MSENSTETGGQLPGSRPGELLEEPQLRVDTVRGTRDRVHSLLEAVLSVGRELDLPHVLRRIVETAVVLVDAEYGALGVIGDDAQLSEFLTVGVSDEQALRIGPLPSGHGILGELIRHPETLRLPELSAHPASYGLPENHPPMRTFLGVPIRVRDMAFGNIYLTEKRGGREFDAEDESLLTTLAVAAGIAIENARLYKKARESRRWMEANAEVVSELLSGADETPVLELIVDHGRRILHADLGVVALPVPGGTDLQVMIAMGVDAENHRGLVLPGEGSFMGTAMSVGRPITTTHITTDPRVTVGPPRWQGLGPVVAVPMVAGEKARGVLMLARKEGSAEFTEGEASPLLSFAGHAALALELAERRRGAEQLALLEDRDRIARDLHDLAIQRLFATGMTLQSAARFVQHPEASERLVRAVDDLDETIKIIRSTIFGLRVHESGRASQSLRVRVSAAVAQAARTLGFTPALSMEGLIDTDVPSAVADDAIAVLAETLSNVSRHARATTAGVSFVVRSGTLTITVVDNGVGVPAGSRRSGLDNLAVRAERHGGTMDMRTGTQGGTRLVWCVPVAADHAGPA from the coding sequence TTGAGCGAGAACAGCACGGAGACCGGCGGACAACTGCCCGGATCACGGCCGGGCGAACTCCTCGAAGAGCCTCAGCTTCGGGTCGACACGGTGCGCGGGACGCGCGACCGGGTGCACAGCTTGCTGGAGGCAGTGCTGTCGGTCGGGCGGGAACTGGACCTGCCCCACGTGCTCAGACGGATTGTGGAGACCGCCGTCGTCCTGGTCGATGCGGAGTACGGTGCGCTGGGTGTGATCGGCGACGACGCCCAACTGTCCGAGTTCCTGACGGTCGGAGTCTCCGACGAACAGGCGCTGAGGATCGGGCCGCTTCCCTCGGGACACGGAATCCTGGGAGAGCTGATCCGCCACCCGGAAACCCTGCGCCTGCCAGAGCTTTCCGCGCACCCGGCGTCATACGGACTCCCGGAGAACCATCCGCCGATGCGTACGTTCCTCGGCGTCCCGATCCGGGTACGGGACATGGCTTTCGGCAACATCTACCTGACCGAAAAGCGGGGCGGCCGCGAATTCGACGCCGAGGACGAGAGTCTGCTGACCACTCTGGCTGTCGCGGCCGGAATCGCCATCGAGAACGCCCGACTGTACAAAAAGGCCCGTGAAAGCCGGCGGTGGATGGAGGCGAACGCCGAGGTCGTCAGCGAGCTGCTGTCAGGTGCCGACGAAACACCGGTACTGGAACTGATCGTCGACCACGGCCGCCGCATCCTCCACGCGGACCTGGGCGTCGTCGCGCTGCCTGTACCGGGCGGTACAGACCTGCAAGTGATGATCGCGATGGGCGTCGACGCCGAGAACCATCGGGGGCTGGTACTACCGGGCGAGGGCTCCTTCATGGGGACCGCGATGTCCGTCGGCCGACCGATCACCACGACACATATCACCACAGATCCCAGGGTCACCGTGGGCCCCCCGCGCTGGCAAGGGCTCGGGCCGGTGGTGGCCGTGCCCATGGTGGCCGGCGAAAAGGCACGCGGCGTGCTGATGCTCGCACGCAAGGAGGGCTCAGCCGAATTCACCGAAGGCGAGGCGTCGCCGCTGCTCAGCTTCGCCGGCCACGCTGCGCTGGCACTCGAACTTGCCGAACGACGCCGCGGAGCAGAACAGTTGGCGCTGCTGGAGGACCGCGACCGGATCGCCCGCGACCTTCACGATCTTGCCATCCAGAGGCTTTTCGCGACGGGGATGACGCTCCAGAGCGCCGCGCGGTTCGTCCAGCACCCCGAGGCGAGCGAGCGGCTGGTGCGGGCTGTGGACGATCTGGACGAGACCATCAAGATCATACGATCGACCATCTTCGGACTGCGGGTCCACGAATCCGGCCGAGCCTCCCAAAGCCTGCGGGTACGGGTGTCGGCGGCGGTGGCGCAGGCCGCCCGTACGCTCGGCTTCACCCCGGCGCTCAGCATGGAAGGGCTCATCGACACCGACGTGCCCTCGGCAGTCGCGGACGACGCCATCGCCGTCCTGGCCGAAACTCTTTCCAACGTCTCACGCCACGCGAGGGCCACGACTGCCGGTGTTTCGTTCGTCGTCAGATCCGGGACCCTGACCATCACCGTTGTCGACAACGGAGTCGGCGTGCCCGCCGGCAGCAGGCGAAGCGGCCTCGACAATCTCGCGGTACGGGCCGAGCGCCACGGCGGCACCATGGACATGCGAACCGGCACCCAGGGCGGTACGCGCCTGGTCTGGTGTGTTCCAGTGGCAGCAGACCACGCCGGACCCGCCTGA
- a CDS encoding STAS domain-containing protein: protein MEVLTLQGEIDLFTAPEVSAQLDAATARPRTELVVDLRPVTFMDCSGLSVLCRARKRLLRGGVGIRLVVHDSAVLRLLRLTGLAEVFDTVADLPHEVPALIG from the coding sequence ATGGAAGTGCTGACATTGCAGGGCGAGATCGACCTGTTCACCGCACCGGAAGTGTCCGCTCAACTCGACGCGGCAACCGCCCGTCCGCGCACCGAGCTGGTCGTGGACCTGCGCCCGGTGACATTCATGGACTGCAGCGGGCTGTCGGTGCTGTGCCGCGCGCGCAAGCGTCTCCTGCGCGGCGGTGTCGGTATCCGGCTCGTCGTGCACGACTCCGCCGTGCTGCGGCTGCTGCGCCTGACCGGACTGGCCGAGGTCTTCGACACGGTCGCGGACCTGCCGCACGAAGTCCCTGCCCTGATCGGATGA
- a CDS encoding CBS domain-containing protein has protein sequence MRYRTVGDLMTVSVARARVDTPFKDIVKLLGEYDISAVPVVDGTDHPVGVVSEADLLRAEAGRPDPVGSLSVRPTSGDRAAATTAGRLMTSPAVVAERHWTVVRTARVMDSRKVKRLPVVDEAGRLVGIVSRADLLRVFLRHDHAIREEISGDVLDRTLGITPTDVAVRVVDGRVTLVGVVQSRSQIPFVIRLCESVDGVVEVTGELRFRTDDVLTSATAHGPASHVEQSP, from the coding sequence ATGAGGTACCGCACCGTGGGCGACTTGATGACCGTTTCAGTGGCACGGGCACGCGTCGACACGCCCTTCAAGGACATCGTCAAGCTGCTGGGTGAGTACGACATCAGCGCGGTGCCCGTCGTGGACGGCACCGATCACCCGGTGGGCGTGGTGTCCGAAGCGGACCTGTTGCGCGCCGAGGCCGGCCGACCGGATCCGGTCGGGTCGCTGTCCGTTCGCCCAACCTCCGGCGACCGTGCCGCGGCGACCACTGCGGGCCGCCTGATGACCAGCCCCGCAGTCGTGGCCGAGCGCCACTGGACGGTCGTCCGGACGGCGCGGGTCATGGACAGCCGCAAGGTCAAGCGCCTACCGGTCGTGGACGAGGCCGGCCGGCTGGTCGGCATAGTCAGCCGAGCTGATCTGCTGCGGGTTTTCCTGCGTCATGACCACGCGATCCGCGAGGAGATCAGCGGGGACGTCCTCGACCGCACCTTGGGGATCACCCCCACCGACGTGGCCGTCCGTGTCGTCGACGGGCGGGTGACCCTGGTCGGCGTCGTCCAGAGCCGCAGCCAGATCCCCTTCGTGATCCGGCTCTGCGAGAGCGTCGACGGTGTCGTCGAAGTGACAGGAGAACTCAGATTTCGCACCGACGACGTGCTCACATCGGCCACCGCTCACGGACCTGCCAGTCATGTCGAACAGTCACCGTGA
- the pflB gene encoding formate C-acetyltransferase: protein MTVTPESRTEPWTATWRGQLWRDRVDVRDFIQANYTPYEGGPAFLSGPTDRTLAVWAGVSALYPEERARGILDVDAATPSTITSHAPGYIDRDRELIVGLQTDAPLKRAIMPNGGLRMVENSLRAYGYEPDPFVTKVFGTYRKTHNDGVFDAYTPEMRRARKAGLITGLPDAYGRGRIIGDYRRVALYGTARLVEVKRAERALLDERPSTADVIRDREELAEQIRALGELDQMAAAYGCDVTRPAATGREAIQWLYLGYLAAVKEQNGAAMSLGRTSTFLDVYLQRDLDAGNIDETGAQELIDDFVIKLRIVRFLRTPEYDALFSGDPTWVTEAVGGMGTDGRPLVTRTSFRILQTLYNLGPAPEPNLTVLWSPWLPEGFKRFCAQVSIDTSAIQYESDDLMRPRTGDDTAIACCVSAMAVGKQMQFFGARVNLAKALLYAINGGRDERTGEQISPPAQPLTGEYLDYDELSAAYDRTLDWLAATYVDALNVIHYMHDKYAYERLEMALHDYPVHRFMACGIAGLSVAADSLSAVKYARVKVIRDTTGLAVRYEIAGDWPAYGNNDDRADDLAVGLVESFMAKISRHPTYRGAEHTQSVLTITSNVVYGAHTGNTPDGRPAGAPFAPGANPMNGRDLHGVIASAMSVAKIPYDKARDGISLTSTVTPEGLGHDPAERAGNLVGILDGFTAAGGFHLNVNVLDRVTLEDAMEHPEKYPDLTIRVSGYAVNFVRLTREQQYDVLSRTFHGAR, encoded by the coding sequence ATGACTGTGACACCCGAATCCCGCACCGAGCCGTGGACCGCGACATGGCGAGGGCAGCTTTGGCGCGACCGCGTCGACGTCCGCGACTTCATCCAGGCCAACTACACGCCGTACGAGGGCGGCCCCGCGTTCCTGAGCGGCCCGACCGACCGTACCCTCGCGGTGTGGGCAGGGGTCTCGGCCCTCTACCCGGAGGAGCGTGCCCGGGGCATCCTCGACGTCGATGCGGCCACCCCCTCGACCATCACCTCGCACGCCCCCGGATACATCGACCGCGACCGTGAACTGATCGTCGGCCTACAGACCGACGCCCCGCTCAAGCGCGCGATCATGCCGAACGGCGGTCTGCGCATGGTCGAGAACAGCCTGCGCGCGTACGGCTACGAGCCCGACCCGTTCGTCACCAAGGTGTTCGGCACTTATCGCAAGACGCACAACGACGGGGTCTTCGACGCCTATACGCCCGAGATGCGCCGCGCCCGCAAAGCGGGCCTCATCACCGGCCTGCCCGATGCCTACGGCCGCGGCCGGATCATCGGCGACTACCGCCGCGTCGCCCTCTACGGCACCGCCCGCCTGGTCGAGGTCAAGCGGGCCGAGCGTGCCCTGCTGGACGAGCGACCGTCCACAGCCGACGTCATCCGTGACCGCGAGGAACTGGCCGAGCAGATCCGGGCGCTGGGCGAGCTGGACCAGATGGCCGCTGCTTACGGCTGCGACGTGACCCGCCCCGCAGCCACCGGCCGCGAGGCCATCCAGTGGCTGTACCTCGGCTACCTCGCCGCGGTGAAGGAGCAGAACGGCGCGGCGATGTCACTGGGCCGGACCTCCACCTTCCTGGACGTCTACCTCCAGCGGGACCTCGACGCCGGCAACATCGACGAGACCGGTGCGCAGGAGCTGATCGACGACTTCGTCATCAAGCTGCGGATCGTCCGCTTCCTGCGCACACCCGAGTACGACGCGCTCTTCTCAGGTGACCCGACCTGGGTCACCGAGGCCGTCGGTGGAATGGGGACCGACGGCCGCCCCCTGGTCACCCGTACCTCCTTCCGCATCCTGCAGACCCTCTACAACCTCGGCCCCGCGCCTGAACCCAACCTGACCGTGCTCTGGTCACCATGGCTCCCGGAGGGCTTCAAGCGGTTCTGCGCCCAGGTCTCCATCGATACCAGCGCCATCCAGTACGAGTCCGACGACCTGATGCGCCCGCGTACCGGCGACGACACCGCCATCGCCTGCTGCGTATCCGCCATGGCGGTGGGAAAGCAGATGCAGTTCTTCGGGGCCCGGGTCAACCTCGCCAAGGCCCTGCTCTACGCGATCAACGGCGGTCGCGACGAGAGGACCGGCGAGCAGATCAGCCCGCCGGCGCAGCCGCTCACCGGTGAGTATCTCGACTACGACGAGCTGTCCGCCGCGTACGACCGCACACTGGACTGGCTGGCCGCCACCTACGTCGACGCGCTCAACGTCATCCACTACATGCACGACAAGTACGCCTACGAGCGGCTGGAAATGGCTTTGCACGACTACCCGGTGCACCGCTTCATGGCCTGCGGCATCGCCGGCCTGTCCGTCGCCGCCGACAGCCTGTCCGCCGTCAAGTACGCCCGGGTCAAGGTGATCCGGGACACGACCGGCCTGGCGGTGCGCTACGAGATCGCGGGCGACTGGCCCGCGTACGGCAACAACGACGACCGTGCGGACGACCTCGCAGTGGGCCTGGTCGAGTCGTTCATGGCCAAGATCTCCCGCCACCCGACGTACCGCGGCGCCGAGCACACCCAATCGGTGCTCACCATCACCTCCAACGTCGTCTACGGCGCGCACACCGGTAACACTCCCGACGGGCGCCCCGCAGGTGCACCCTTCGCCCCGGGCGCCAACCCGATGAACGGGCGGGACCTCCACGGGGTGATCGCCTCCGCGATGTCGGTCGCCAAGATCCCGTACGACAAGGCTCGTGACGGGATCTCCCTGACGTCCACCGTCACCCCGGAGGGACTGGGCCACGACCCCGCCGAACGCGCGGGGAACCTGGTGGGCATCCTCGACGGATTCACGGCTGCCGGCGGCTTCCACCTCAATGTCAACGTCCTGGACCGGGTCACCCTCGAAGACGCCATGGAGCACCCCGAAAAGTATCCGGACCTGACCATCCGGGTCTCCGGATACGCCGTGAACTTCGTCCGCCTCACCCGCGAGCAGCAATACGACGTCCTCAGCCGCACCTTCCACGGCGCCCGATGA